AGATTGCCGGCTGCTCATGGCTGGCTACGGCCAGTTTCTACTCGTCCGTGATAGTTTCAGTAGCCGAGGATTAGAACTGTCACGGTTTGTTTGGTTTACAGAATCGTTTGAGTTCAAAGGTAAGTCACGATGACTGATGCTCATCAATCTCTCAATCCATCTCAGCTCGTCCCGCTGGCTAGGCAGAATCAAGATATACGGGGGGTGCTGCGGCCGAATGCGTCCCATGATCTCTACCGTTTTCGGTTGCCTAAAAGCCGCTTTCGGGCAAGCTTGGGAGGGCTGCGGGCCAATGCTGATTTGGAACTAATCCGCGATCGCAACCGTGATGGCAGCATCGATCCAGGGGAAGTGGTTGCTAGTTCCCGAGCTACGGGTCGCCAAGTTGATAGAATCACAATTGTTGGACTGGAGCCCGGAGCTTACTACCTAAGGGTGGTGCCGGATGGCCAACGTACGCGCTATCGCCTGCTGCTTTCGGCCCCAGCCACGAACCGCACGAGCAAGCAATATCAAGTCGTGCAGAAGACCAATGCCTACCGGATGCAGCAGGGGCAGCTTCCCCTAGCCGTAAATACCCAACTGAGCAGAGCTGCTCAGCAGTATGCCCGCCACATGGCCGTCAACGATGTATTTAGTCACGAAGGCGCAGATGGTTCTTCCCCCTGGGATCGCATTCGAGCAGCGGACTATGACTATTCTGAGGCAGCGGAAAATCTGGCGGGCGGCTATAACACTGCCGCTGGGGCTTTACAGGGATGGATTAGTAGCCCAGGGCATCGGGCAAATTTATTGGCCTATCAGGTGCAAGAAATTGGTGTAGGTTATGTTTACCTACGCAACGATCCGGGGCGTTATACCTTCCAGCATTACTGGTCTCAATCCTTTGGTACCCCAGCTAGCGTCTCGGTCAATCCCTCCATTCCTTCGTCCCGATACCCTGAACGCTAAGCGTTACGCATCTGGTTCATCTGCACAGTAAACAATCAGGTCAATCTCCACATTGCCCTGACCTGCTAGCCCTAAAACCCCTACAGTGGTGCGGCAGGGAAGGCGATCGCTCTTGAAGTAGGAGGCGTAGATATCGTTGACGATCGGATAGTCGCGCATGTCAGTGAGAAAAATACGTGCCGAGACCACTCGATCAAATCCAGTCTGGGCATGGGTCAACACCAGCTTCAGGTTTTCCATGACGCGCCGGGTTTGATCTTCAATGGGCCCACGGCTGATATCTCCGCTAACTGGATCTTCAGCTAACTGTCCAGTCACAAACAAAAAATCGCCAGCGCGAACGGCATGGGAGTAGGGAGCGGGCGGCGGCAGTTGATGATCGGGAAGCGTGATGAATTCGAGCATAGATCCCTCATTGACCATGGCAAGTGGATGGGGCGATCGCTTCATCCCACCGATGACCCTGTTGATGAGCTCCCAGGGTATGGATTGGACGATTTAAATCTGCCCTGTTGCACTGTAGCAGGCTAGCAGCGCTTTCCTGTAGACCCTAAAACCCCCAAGGGTAGGCGATCGCTGATTGCAACCTAGGCGATCGCTTGATGCTGGGCAAGGCATACTAAAGTTAAGCTGGAAAGATTGGGTCATTGAATTAACCAAGTTCAGTTGTACAAGTAGAGACGCCGTGTTTTTTAGCATCGTAATTCCCACCTATAACCGCCAGCCGATTCTTGCCAAGTGTCTATTGGCACTAGAACATCAGCGTTTCACCCCTGAGTCAGGTATTCAGGGCTATGAGGTGGTAGTGGTAGACGATGGATCGACAGATTCAACGATTGCTTGGATGACCCAGCAAGCCCACCACTTACCCCATGTGCGATTAGTGCAGCAGCAGCACCAAGGGCCTGCCGCCGCTCGCAACCTAGGCGTTGCCCATGCCAAGGGCGATACGATTATTTTTATTGATAGCGATTTGGTGGTCACCGATCGCTTTTTACTCGCCCATGCTCGGGGATTACAGCAAGGCTATCGAGATCTAGGCAGCGATCGCCTGTTTACCTATGGTGCAGTGATCAATACCTGCAATTTTGAGCAGCCTACGTCAGCATCCTATAAGGTCACAGACTTTTCCAATGCCTACTTTGCCACAGGCAACGTGGCGATCGCCCGGCATTGGTTAGAGGCCGCAGGGCTCTTTGACACTGAGTTTCAGCTCTATGGCTGGGAAGACTTGGAGCTCGGGGTGCGGCTGAAAAAGCTTGGTCTGCGGCTCATTAAATGCCCGGATGCGGTGGGCTATCACTGGCATCCTCCCTTCTCCCTAGAAGAAGTACCGGCACTGATTGATCGAGAAATTCAGCGCGGACGCATGGGGGTGGTGTTTTATCGAAAGCATCCCACATGGGATGTACGCATGATGATCCAGATGACGATTTTGCATCGGATTCTGTGGGGATTACTGTCCCTCGGCGGTTTATTGAATGAACGCACCCTTGCTCCGCTGCTGTCGTGGCTGATCCGTCGAGGCAAGTCCCAGCTCGCGTTGGAAATCGCTCGGATTTTTCTCAACTGGTACAACGTTCAAGGTGTGTACTCTGCCTATGCCGATCTGCACCCCCATCGTTAG
This region of Candidatus Obscuribacterales bacterium genomic DNA includes:
- a CDS encoding CAP domain-containing protein translates to MTDAHQSLNPSQLVPLARQNQDIRGVLRPNASHDLYRFRLPKSRFRASLGGLRANADLELIRDRNRDGSIDPGEVVASSRATGRQVDRITIVGLEPGAYYLRVVPDGQRTRYRLLLSAPATNRTSKQYQVVQKTNAYRMQQGQLPLAVNTQLSRAAQQYARHMAVNDVFSHEGADGSSPWDRIRAADYDYSEAAENLAGGYNTAAGALQGWISSPGHRANLLAYQVQEIGVGYVYLRNDPGRYTFQHYWSQSFGTPASVSVNPSIPSSRYPER
- a CDS encoding RidA family protein; protein product: MLEFITLPDHQLPPPAPYSHAVRAGDFLFVTGQLAEDPVSGDISRGPIEDQTRRVMENLKLVLTHAQTGFDRVVSARIFLTDMRDYPIVNDIYASYFKSDRLPCRTTVGVLGLAGQGNVEIDLIVYCADEPDA
- a CDS encoding glycosyltransferase, whose product is MFFSIVIPTYNRQPILAKCLLALEHQRFTPESGIQGYEVVVVDDGSTDSTIAWMTQQAHHLPHVRLVQQQHQGPAAARNLGVAHAKGDTIIFIDSDLVVTDRFLLAHARGLQQGYRDLGSDRLFTYGAVINTCNFEQPTSASYKVTDFSNAYFATGNVAIARHWLEAAGLFDTEFQLYGWEDLELGVRLKKLGLRLIKCPDAVGYHWHPPFSLEEVPALIDREIQRGRMGVVFYRKHPTWDVRMMIQMTILHRILWGLLSLGGLLNERTLAPLLSWLIRRGKSQLALEIARIFLNWYNVQGVYSAYADLHPHR